One genomic window of Tachypleus tridentatus isolate NWPU-2018 chromosome 12, ASM421037v1, whole genome shotgun sequence includes the following:
- the LOC143233264 gene encoding ubiquitin-conjugating enzyme E2 variant 2-like isoform X4 → MNRMKKYALLDSTTYLSRASKDENKKMTPYENRIYSLKIVCGSSYPEEPPVCRFLTKIKMTGVSDVTGLIERKMIPVLDHWQRTYSIKTILHELRRAMTLRDNQRLAQPPETSTF, encoded by the exons ATGAACagaatgaaaaaatatgcattgttagactcaaccacttatttgagtagagcttcgaaagatgaaaacaagaaaatg acTCCATATGAAAATAGAATTTATAGTTTAAAGATAGTTTGTGGATCCAGTTATCCGGAAGAACCACCAGTCTGTAGATTTCTTACCAAAATCAAGATGACTGGAGTCAGTGATGTAACTGGTTTG ATTGAGAGAAAAATGATACCTGTATTAGACCATTGGCAGAGAACTTACTCAATCAAGACAATATTACATGAACTTCGTAGAGCAATGACTTTACGAGATAATCAGAGATTGGCTCAACCACCAGAGACTTCAACATTTTAA
- the LOC143233264 gene encoding ubiquitin-conjugating enzyme E2 variant 2-like isoform X2: MLSRNRTGRKKIYPPKHKIYTLLAKIFRPMNRMKKYALLDSTTYLSRASKDENKKMTPYENRIYSLKIVCGSSYPEEPPVCRFLTKIKMTGVSDVTGLIERKMIPVLDHWQRTYSIKTILHELRRAMTLRDNQRLAQPPETSTF, encoded by the exons ATGCTGAGTCGAAATAG aactggaagaaagaaaatttatcccccaaaacataaaatatatacactgctggccaaaatcttcagGCCAATGAACagaatgaaaaaatatgcattgttagactcaaccacttatttgagtagagcttcgaaagatgaaaacaagaaaatg acTCCATATGAAAATAGAATTTATAGTTTAAAGATAGTTTGTGGATCCAGTTATCCGGAAGAACCACCAGTCTGTAGATTTCTTACCAAAATCAAGATGACTGGAGTCAGTGATGTAACTGGTTTG ATTGAGAGAAAAATGATACCTGTATTAGACCATTGGCAGAGAACTTACTCAATCAAGACAATATTACATGAACTTCGTAGAGCAATGACTTTACGAGATAATCAGAGATTGGCTCAACCACCAGAGACTTCAACATTTTAA
- the LOC143233264 gene encoding ubiquitin-conjugating enzyme E2 variant 2-like isoform X3: MNRMKKYALLDSTTYLSRASKDENKKMTPYENRIYSLKIVCGSSYPEEPPVCRFLTKIKMTGVSDVTGLIERKMIPVLDHWQRTYSIKTILHELRRAMTLRDNQRLAQPPETSTF; this comes from the exons ATGAACagaatgaaaaaatatgcattgttagactcaaccacttatttgagtagagcttcgaaagatgaaaacaagaaaatg acTCCATATGAAAATAGAATTTATAGTTTAAAGATAGTTTGTGGATCCAGTTATCCGGAAGAACCACCAGTCTGTCGATTTCTTACCAAAATCAAGATGACTGGAGTCAGTGATGTAACTGGTTTG ATTGAGAGAAAAATGATACCTGTATTAGACCATTGGCAGAGAACTTACTCAATCAAGACAATATTACATGAACTTCGTAGAGCAATGACTTTACGAGATAATCAGAGATTGGCTCAACCACCAGAGACTTCAACATTTTAA
- the LOC143233264 gene encoding ubiquitin-conjugating enzyme E2 variant 2-like isoform X1 — protein MLSRNRTGRKKIYPPKHKIYTLLAKIFRPMNRMKKYALLDSTTYLSRASKDENKKMTPYENRIYSLKIVCGSSYPEEPPVCRFLTKIKMTGVSDVTGLIERKMIPVLDHWQRTYSIKTILHELRRAMTLRDNQRLAQPPETSTF, from the exons ATGCTGAGTCGAAATAG aactggaagaaagaaaatttatcccccaaaacataaaatatatacactgctggccaaaatcttcagGCCAATGAACagaatgaaaaaatatgcattgttagactcaaccacttatttgagtagagcttcgaaagatgaaaacaagaaaatg acTCCATATGAAAATAGAATTTATAGTTTAAAGATAGTTTGTGGATCCAGTTATCCGGAAGAACCACCAGTCTGTCGATTTCTTACCAAAATCAAGATGACTGGAGTCAGTGATGTAACTGGTTTG ATTGAGAGAAAAATGATACCTGTATTAGACCATTGGCAGAGAACTTACTCAATCAAGACAATATTACATGAACTTCGTAGAGCAATGACTTTACGAGATAATCAGAGATTGGCTCAACCACCAGAGACTTCAACATTTTAA